A DNA window from Providencia huaxiensis contains the following coding sequences:
- a CDS encoding multidrug effflux MFS transporter, with protein MRNFLILVLLLVLLGPLGIDLYLPTIPDIAKDLGSRESVIQSTIALFILVLGLGQLISGPLVDRYGRKPIAILGIVLYIIGAGVAIAATTPVVFIASRLLQGVAVCCTSVVAFSCVRDRMNGTEAARAFGFLNGTLNIVPALAPLLGGLLAEAWGWRAPFWFLALYALVILVLIVAFLPETRPANLPKAKVIPLKTYGRILGDRHFMVFALVNAGTMGMALTYVSLAPTVLMGDAQLTPLAFSIVFGINGFWIMFASYIANYFIHKIGRPTCLLVGSSMMAFGCLGLLLGFVVLPIEIQSHWLVYMLPVACACTGLAFMMGTATSYALEPFGNEAGTASALVGFVQMAGGATLGLCAIGLPIAPKMSLALVMLVGCLFGLLARKTSLLLARSASTRTI; from the coding sequence GATTTAGGAAGCCGTGAGTCGGTGATCCAATCTACAATTGCCTTGTTTATTTTAGTTTTAGGCTTAGGGCAGTTAATTTCAGGCCCATTAGTGGATAGGTATGGCCGAAAACCTATCGCGATTTTGGGTATAGTGCTTTACATCATTGGGGCAGGTGTTGCTATTGCAGCAACAACCCCCGTGGTATTTATTGCCTCGCGTTTATTGCAAGGGGTTGCAGTCTGTTGTACTTCGGTAGTGGCATTTAGTTGTGTGCGTGACCGTATGAATGGCACGGAAGCGGCTCGTGCTTTTGGTTTTTTGAATGGAACATTGAATATTGTTCCTGCGTTAGCTCCGTTGCTCGGAGGCCTGTTAGCAGAAGCGTGGGGCTGGCGAGCACCGTTTTGGTTTCTTGCTTTGTATGCGTTAGTCATATTAGTGCTGATTGTTGCCTTTTTACCTGAAACTCGCCCGGCTAATTTGCCAAAAGCAAAAGTTATCCCGCTGAAAACCTATGGCCGAATTTTGGGGGATCGCCACTTTATGGTGTTTGCCTTAGTCAATGCGGGTACGATGGGAATGGCGTTGACTTATGTTTCTCTTGCACCTACTGTGCTGATGGGGGATGCCCAGTTAACTCCGCTCGCGTTTTCTATTGTATTTGGTATTAATGGTTTTTGGATCATGTTTGCCAGTTATATCGCTAATTATTTTATTCATAAAATAGGGCGACCAACTTGTTTGTTAGTTGGTAGTTCAATGATGGCATTTGGCTGCTTAGGGTTATTGCTAGGTTTTGTCGTATTACCGATAGAAATACAAAGCCATTGGTTAGTTTATATGTTACCTGTCGCTTGCGCTTGTACAGGGCTGGCCTTTATGATGGGAACGGCAACCAGTTATGCTTTAGAACCGTTTGGTAATGAAGCAGGCACCGCATCTGCCTTAGTGGGGTTTGTTCAAATGGCAGGGGGAGCGACACTGGGACTTTGCGCTATCGGTTTGCCTATCGCGCCAAAAATGTCATTGGCGTTAGTTATGTTAGTTGGATGTTTATTCGGTTTACTTGCAAGAAAAACAAGCTTATTGCTTGCTAGATCAGCCTCGACGAGAACAATTTAA
- a CDS encoding M66 family metalloprotease, with the protein MLNKHLSPASPLLFINSLNNYTPSIKDNYSFTDTKNEFNSIIDYFHLISEINKSFDNLSFLQNEKTKHYFNNNRHTSDVKGELKGNVFFAQANILPAKIHIEGDCKPKLVKERKTLIMFKPHAYIPEANDIQLNIYDKNNYLIMNKPLSPPSKLPKVANNSIRETNLSSHDFKSSVKFDLIIRSNSELIEISKNQNHLHETILNNNKINLKLNHNSIEKPFILHNNISYKGKTIALHNTNNNEVEVNYGNNTLTLPAKSATRFICDENGYWLTKNDVKKIKYYSPPKKAHPNTLPVIDFEIGNLPDIDREKIDAEFFEDILEKNSTIKITKMDYDRIKKFTLSQNKNFASKKIIFTSEAEESTFIQTKNKVYELKKDGLLLFHCDLNGVWKNISITDNKSRINNSHSSKFAITLDENKAIIEISKNQKHFNQLIKNNNSMKISTSDGNWSHDFTLDKNDAFHNKKILFSSNASYSSYIHYGKNTLQLQTGESILFVYDLDKKWVPINQSSKESFINNLEYIENTWSTTVPKEYIHPEIKLEFIYQGQKSMLSHIDVGAPNELLINTFDIGLLTPPRDTLLFLDKFELNRQYYQTIPVKKLIVSRYEPIHLLKVVMPDGQVFTDKAPDEGGGHSGSMRESITKDFYANGVNMANYGVNSSAPDADSFVPTSQITAYNSVGMYKNGRVVHGWSGGGGKATLNRTDNNELSHEFGHNFGLSDYYGGDEGGSHTTANKKNSTWLWDSDNNYFIPNTYQDGTLNHDAMSGGEAYDTRYNAYTAYTPNSFIAIQNRLENNYIFSPESKTGYKKWDPKTKEMVDTYLELSQFNAIEFTAVNGSDIKINDLNSLLEKSSNVNIYNGNGYHAPKINIPLADKNNRNSVLRIQSSADWDSEIHINNQIESIKKNDSICYISDGYTWNRNDNNKTILYKIPYKQGVPVVTLMGFYDPKKVIDSYIYPSLYGSYGMVYHCDKEINTRIPYLEVILENGTTSQYQLHNFRSNEDMMNKFHINIERSLNPIKANLYIDNKIVHSREIEIKKNRLLTTINGEIV; encoded by the coding sequence ATGCTGAATAAACACTTAAGCCCCGCCTCTCCTTTATTATTTATTAATAGCTTAAATAACTACACACCATCAATTAAAGACAATTATTCATTTACAGATACTAAAAATGAATTTAATTCTATTATCGATTACTTTCATTTAATATCCGAGATAAATAAATCCTTCGATAACCTCTCATTTTTACAAAATGAAAAAACAAAACATTATTTCAATAACAACCGACATACTAGTGATGTAAAGGGGGAGTTAAAAGGAAATGTATTTTTCGCTCAAGCTAATATTCTTCCAGCCAAGATCCATATCGAAGGGGACTGTAAACCTAAATTAGTTAAAGAGCGAAAAACTTTAATTATGTTTAAGCCACATGCATACATCCCTGAGGCTAATGATATTCAATTAAACATTTATGATAAAAATAATTATTTAATAATGAACAAGCCATTATCCCCTCCTTCCAAACTACCCAAAGTAGCCAATAATAGCATAAGAGAAACTAATTTATCATCTCATGATTTTAAATCATCGGTAAAATTTGACCTCATCATTAGGTCTAATAGTGAATTAATTGAAATATCGAAAAATCAAAACCACTTACATGAAACGATATTAAATAATAATAAAATAAATTTAAAGCTCAACCATAACAGTATAGAAAAACCATTTATTCTTCATAACAATATCAGCTATAAAGGTAAAACTATAGCATTACACAATACTAATAATAATGAAGTTGAAGTTAACTATGGTAATAACACCTTAACACTACCGGCAAAATCAGCCACTCGTTTTATCTGCGATGAAAATGGATATTGGCTAACAAAAAATGATGTAAAAAAAATAAAATATTACAGCCCTCCTAAAAAAGCACACCCAAATACGCTTCCAGTTATCGATTTTGAAATTGGTAATCTACCCGACATAGATAGAGAAAAAATAGATGCAGAGTTCTTTGAGGATATCTTAGAAAAAAACTCCACCATAAAAATAACTAAAATGGATTATGATAGAATCAAAAAATTCACACTATCGCAGAATAAAAATTTTGCATCTAAAAAAATCATATTTACATCAGAAGCTGAAGAATCCACGTTCATCCAAACTAAAAATAAAGTTTATGAGCTAAAAAAAGACGGGTTATTACTATTCCATTGTGATTTAAATGGAGTATGGAAAAATATTTCAATTACTGATAACAAATCAAGAATTAACAACTCACACTCTAGTAAATTCGCTATCACTCTAGATGAAAATAAAGCGATTATTGAAATTTCTAAAAATCAAAAACATTTCAACCAATTAATAAAAAACAATAATTCGATGAAAATATCAACGAGTGATGGTAATTGGAGCCATGACTTCACTCTTGATAAAAATGATGCATTTCATAATAAAAAAATACTGTTTAGCTCGAATGCATCATATAGCAGCTACATTCATTATGGAAAAAACACCTTACAGTTACAAACAGGTGAAAGCATCCTTTTTGTCTATGACTTAGATAAAAAATGGGTTCCTATTAATCAAAGTAGTAAAGAAAGTTTTATTAATAACTTAGAATATATCGAAAATACATGGTCTACTACAGTCCCCAAGGAATATATCCATCCAGAGATAAAACTTGAATTTATTTATCAAGGTCAAAAAAGCATGTTATCTCACATTGATGTAGGTGCGCCAAATGAGTTACTCATTAATACTTTTGATATTGGGTTGCTTACACCACCAAGAGACACACTTCTTTTTCTAGATAAATTTGAACTGAATCGTCAATATTATCAAACGATCCCAGTCAAAAAACTCATTGTTTCTCGTTACGAACCTATCCATTTATTAAAAGTGGTTATGCCTGACGGTCAAGTTTTTACAGATAAAGCCCCCGATGAAGGAGGAGGCCATAGTGGTAGCATGAGGGAGTCGATCACTAAAGACTTTTATGCTAATGGCGTTAATATGGCAAATTATGGTGTAAATAGCTCGGCTCCAGATGCTGATTCTTTTGTTCCAACATCCCAGATAACTGCCTATAACTCTGTTGGAATGTATAAAAATGGTAGAGTCGTCCACGGCTGGTCTGGTGGTGGAGGTAAAGCGACGTTAAATAGGACAGATAATAACGAGCTTAGTCATGAATTCGGCCACAATTTTGGCTTAAGTGATTATTATGGGGGAGATGAAGGCGGATCTCATACAACCGCAAATAAAAAAAATTCAACTTGGCTGTGGGATTCAGATAATAACTATTTTATTCCAAATACATATCAAGATGGTACATTAAACCATGATGCAATGAGTGGAGGTGAAGCTTATGATACTCGTTACAACGCTTACACTGCTTACACCCCTAACTCCTTTATTGCAATTCAAAATAGATTGGAAAATAACTATATATTTAGTCCTGAATCAAAAACAGGGTATAAAAAATGGGACCCAAAGACAAAAGAGATGGTAGATACATATTTAGAACTTTCACAATTTAACGCCATCGAGTTTACTGCAGTAAATGGTTCAGACATTAAAATTAATGATTTAAATTCACTATTAGAAAAAAGCAGTAATGTTAATATTTATAATGGGAATGGTTATCACGCCCCGAAAATTAACATTCCACTCGCAGATAAAAATAATAGGAATTCTGTTTTAAGAATACAATCATCTGCAGATTGGGATAGTGAAATTCATATTAACAATCAAATTGAATCAATCAAGAAAAATGATTCAATATGTTATATTTCAGATGGCTACACTTGGAATCGAAACGATAACAATAAAACAATTCTCTACAAAATTCCCTATAAACAAGGAGTACCTGTAGTAACATTAATGGGCTTTTATGACCCCAAAAAAGTCATCGATAGCTATATCTACCCTTCATTATATGGGTCCTATGGCATGGTTTATCACTGTGATAAAGAAATAAATACTCGCATTCCATATTTAGAGGTTATTTTAGAAAATGGGACAACAAGCCAGTACCAACTTCATAACTTCCGTTCAAATGAGGATATGATGAATAAATTCCATATTAATATTGAACGAAGTTTAAACCCTATAAAAGCTAATCTTTATATTGATAATAAAATTGTGCATTCTAGAGAAATTGAAATCAAAAAGAACAGATTACTGACAACGATTAATGGCGAGATTGTATAA
- a CDS encoding CatB-related O-acetyltransferase: MNQKHWSKYQLLHEVVQNPNIHVKGQHSYYSDCWDGGFENSVVRYLQGDEQSRDWQLAWDVDQLYIGDYVCIGSEAVILMGGNHTHRMDWFCLYPFLEYIEEAYIGKGDTIIGDGVWVGMRAFIMPGVKIGEGAVIATNSVVIKDVEPYCIVGGNPAKVIKHRFSPDIITELLALKIYGWPEEKFIALKRFICGSDFVALKNASQEYDQRLIS, encoded by the coding sequence ATGAATCAAAAACATTGGTCAAAATATCAACTGCTACACGAAGTCGTACAAAATCCTAACATTCATGTTAAAGGCCAACATAGCTACTATAGTGACTGCTGGGATGGTGGGTTTGAAAATTCAGTTGTGCGCTATTTACAGGGGGACGAACAAAGTCGAGATTGGCAATTAGCGTGGGATGTCGACCAACTCTATATTGGTGATTACGTTTGTATTGGTAGCGAAGCTGTTATTTTAATGGGGGGAAACCATACACATCGCATGGATTGGTTTTGTTTGTATCCATTTCTTGAATATATTGAGGAAGCTTATATAGGAAAAGGGGATACAATCATTGGTGATGGGGTATGGGTAGGCATGCGTGCCTTTATTATGCCTGGTGTTAAAATTGGTGAAGGCGCAGTTATCGCAACGAATAGCGTGGTAATTAAAGATGTTGAGCCTTATTGCATCGTCGGTGGAAACCCTGCAAAGGTAATAAAACATCGTTTTTCGCCAGATATTATTACTGAATTACTCGCATTGAAAATTTATGGTTGGCCAGAAGAGAAATTTATTGCACTAAAGCGGTTTATTTGTGGTTCCGATTTTGTGGCATTAAAAAATGCCAGTCAGGAATATGATCAGCGATTGATTAGTTAG
- a CDS encoding YbaK/prolyl-tRNA synthetase associated domain-containing protein, which yields MSENSIFLQLTQLLDKNNAKYRVMEHPTAGKSEEVAKIRGTQLGQGAKGLVCHVKGNGIRQHVLAILPADKQADLSKVATAIGGTRASLASPKEVDELTQCVFGAIPPFSFHPNLKLIADPLLFERFEELAFNAGTLERSIILNTEDYQRIATPILVEFIRTEEN from the coding sequence GTGTCTGAAAATTCTATTTTTTTGCAACTCACACAATTACTTGATAAAAATAATGCAAAATATCGGGTGATGGAGCATCCTACGGCAGGTAAATCAGAAGAAGTGGCAAAAATACGTGGTACGCAACTTGGGCAAGGGGCAAAAGGGCTAGTATGCCATGTAAAAGGAAATGGGATCCGCCAACACGTATTGGCAATTTTACCTGCTGATAAACAGGCTGATTTAAGTAAGGTTGCCACAGCAATTGGTGGAACCCGCGCATCTTTAGCAAGCCCAAAGGAAGTCGATGAGCTCACTCAATGTGTGTTCGGGGCTATTCCACCTTTTAGTTTTCACCCCAACTTAAAATTAATTGCTGACCCGCTATTATTTGAACGTTTTGAAGAACTCGCCTTTAATGCAGGTACATTAGAGCGCTCTATTATTTTAAATACAGAAGATTATCAAAGAATAGCCACACCGATTTTAGTTGAGTTTATTCGCACAGAAGAAAATTAG